The following nucleotide sequence is from Acidobacteriota bacterium.
CTCTGGCCGGCACACAGGCGGCTGGCTCAGTGGATGGCAGCGGCTGGTCGAGCCTGTTCTGGTCGCCGGACGGCAACTCCGTCGCCTACTTCGCCCATGGCGAACTGATGCGCCTCGATCTGAACGGCGGCACTCCCACCGCCCTTGCTCCCGTGCCCAACGACGTCGGCGGAAGCTGGAGCCCGCGCGGTGTAATTCTCTATTGCCCCGCTACGACTGGCCCAATCTTCCGCATCTCGGCCTCCGGCGGCTCGCGCCGGCCAGCGACGGTGGTCGACGTCAAAGCTGGCGAAACCGGCGATGTCATGCCCTGGTTCTTGCCCGATGGCAATCATTTCCTCTTCATGGCCACCACCACCCAGGGCAGCCGGCTCAAGGTGGGCAGCCTGGACTCGCCACGCGTCGTATCGCTCGGAATGGCCGACAGCAACGCCGTTTATGACTCCGGCTCCCTGATCTTTGAACGCAGCGGGGCGCTGGTGGCGCAGCCGTTCGACGCCAGGACCCTCGCCTTCGCCGGACAACCGCAAACGCTTGCCGGCGCCATCACCACCGAGAGCGTTACACCGCACGCCTTCTTCGGCGCCGCCCACGGCACGCTGTTTTATCAGCTCGGCAGCGGCGGCCCCGCACAGCTCGCCATTTTTGACCGCAGCGGCCACCAGTTGCAAACCCTCGCCGCGGCGGCGACATTTGGCGATCTTGAGCTTTCCCCCAATGGCCAGCAACTGGCGGACGTTCAGCCGGACTCGGGCCTCTGGATTTACGACTTGACGCGGAATGCGCGCACGCTGCTGGACCCTTCCGCCAAGAGCACGGCGGCGGCCTGGAACCCGGCGAATGGCCAGATTGTTTACATACGCCGCAACCGCGAACGCTTTGAACTGGTGGAACGCCGCCCCGACAGCGTCAGTCCGCCCACAGTTTTATATTCCGCCTCCATTCCCTTCGTCCCATTTAGCATTGGGCGCGATGGGCGTCTGGCGCTGCTGGGGCAAGCCGGCGACAACGTGCTGGTTCTTCCGCTCCAGGGCGCGGGCAAGCCTTACATCTGGATGGGTTCAAGCCCTGCCGCCCGCATCCACTCCACCGGAGTTGTGCGCGATCTGCAGTTCTCGCCCGACGGCCGCTGGGTCGTCTACATGTCGGACCGTCAGGTCTATCTGACCCAGTTCCCCGGCCCGGGAGCGCGCTATCAGGTCTCGCTGGCGGGCGGCCACCAACCGCGCTGGAGTGCCGACGGCAAAACCATCTACTTCCTCGCTCCGCAACCGCGCCTGATGGCCGTGCCCGTGCGTTTACAGGCCAACGCGGCAACCCTGGGCTCGCCCAAAGCTCTATTCGGGCCGCTGAATGCCTATGGAAGCGGCTATAGCTACGCCGTCTCCTCCGATGGCGGCCGCATCATTGGCTTGCTCAACAGCGGTTCCGCTGCGCCAATCACCGTGATTACACACTGGACATCGTTGCTACGGCATTGACCTATGCGACTTCTTCGCGCTCGCCCGCGCTGCTCTGCCTCATCTCGTTGCCGCAGCAGCAGCGCGGATTCATGGCGCCGCCGCCGCCCGGCTTGGCGCCGCGGGTGACTTCGATTTCGCAGCCGCAGTTGGGGTTGGAGCAGGTGTAGCGTTCGCCGGTTTCCATGGCCATGGCACAGCCTCACAAGGGAAAAGTCCCGGAGGGTTGGATGCAACATCGGCGCTGCGGGAGCGGCGGGCAACAACGGGAAGGCCCTTCGCATCCGTCGAGGCACTATGGCGCAGCGAATTGAGTACAACAAAGTAGCGCCTCTGGCGGTTCATGCCTTGCTGGGGGTGCAGCACTACGTAGACGGACAGACGAGTCTGGATCCGAAACTGCAGGAGCTGGTGAAGATGCGAGCCTCGCAGATCAACGGCTGCGCATACTGCCTGGACATGCATTCGCAGGATGCGCGGCTGAAGGGTGAAACCGAGCAGCGGCTGTACACGCTATCGGCATGGCGGGAGACGCCGTTTTTCAACGAGCGCGAACGGGCGGCGCTCGCCTGGACCGAGGCGGTGACGCAGATCAGCCGGGATCGGGCGCCGGATGAGGTGTATGCAGAGGCGCGACGGCACTTCGACGAAAAGGAGCTGGTGGACCTGACCATGGCGATCATCGCGATCAACTGCTGGAACCGGCTGGCGATTCCGTTCCGGACACCGCCGGGTCAGTATCATCCCCGGCAGCGCCTGGAACTGCGCGAGAAGGCGGCTTAGTTCACACGACGATGCCGCGACCGGGGAAATGGCCGTGAAAAAAGATCGGGAGAGAGAGCACGAGGGCGATGATCAGGATGGCGATGGCGATACCGATGTAGCCGAGCACGAGGCCGGCAATGGCCATGCCGCGCCCGGCAGAGTTGCCTTGCCTGCGCCGGATCTGCACCAGGGCGATGTGGCCGAAGACGATGGCCAGAATGGAGCCGAGCCAGTAAAGCCAGAGAATGCCGAGCACGAGGCTGGCGATGGCAAAACCGTTGGTTTCGCCATTGGCAAGCGCGGCCGCGGGCACGGGCACTGCCGGAGGCGGTGGCGGGAGGGGAGCAGACAGCGCGGCGCCGCAATGCGGGCAGAGGGGCTGAGCGGGATCGACGGGCTGGCCACAGGCGCCGCAGAAATGAGGAGCGTCGGTCATGACAGATGGCTCGCCCGCCGAGTGTAGCACAGGCTAGTTGGGCTGACGGGCGCGGAGGAGGCGGATCTCGGCGATATCGAGTACGTCTTTCAACCTGCCGGCCGCAGCCTTGGCACGCTCCAGGGAATCGAGATCCATGACCTCGACGGTAACGCCATAGAGTGGCAGGACCGTGGCTGTCGCATGCAAGACGCTGTAGCCGCCAATCCCGGCGACCTCGCCGAGAAGATCCAGATCCCCCAGATCCGTGGTCAGCTTGAAATTCAATCCGCTGCGCAACGCCGCCTCGTCGAGACGAAACGGTAGCTCGACAGGCGCATCGCGCAGGCGAGGGCGCAGCGGAGCAATGGCTTCCGCAAGGCGCAGCAGATTGCTGCGCTCGCGGTCGTAGCAGATGTCAAGGTCCTGGGTGCTACGTGCCGAGCCGTGGAGGACGAGGGCGGCGCCGCCAATCACGACGAACGCGACCTCATGCGCCTTCAGCGTGGAGAGCAGTCCGTGAAAGTCAGCGGTCATTTCGGAGCGTTCTTCCAGACGCACCGCAACTCATCGAGAAATGCCAGGAACGACTGCAAGCTCTCCAGACGCTGCTCGGGAGTCATGGCGAGACGCTCGTCGATTTGCGACACGTCAATGCCGCTTTCCATGGTGTCGAGGATCGAATCGGCCCAGGCAATGCGCCGCTCCATGGACCCAGTATAGAGGGGTTCAGGCGCGGGCGGGAGCGGCGACGCGGGCGATCTCGATGCGGAAATGCTCGGGACCGCGAAGGGCGTATTCCCAGCTCATTTCGCCGGGGCGGGCCTGCTCGATCTGGAAGCGGAGGGGCTGGGGGTCGTGGTCATTAACAATGAAGAATTTTTCACCGACGGCGAGATTGTCGAAGGCGTAAAAGACGGTACTGTGGCGCTGGGCGTGGGGGACGGAGCGCAGGTCGAGGTCGCGTCCGCTGGGGGCGAGCGAGTTCCAGAGCGCTTCCGGGGCGGGATGAACGAGGGTGACCAGAAGGCGAGCATCCTCAAGCGCCAGGAGGCTGTGGCGTTCGCCCGGAACCAGGCCGATGATGTCGCCGGCTTTGAGGGTAGATTTGCCGGGCCGATGGTTCAGCTCGACCTGGCCGGAAGCGCAGTAAATGGTCAGCAACCCCTCGGCGGTGTTCTCGGCGAGGGTTTGGCCTTTGCGGAGCGAGACCAGCAGGACGCGGCGGATGGGATCCTCAAGCACGACGCGATGGCCAATATGATGATCGTTGAAATCAGCAGCTTCGAGCACGTTGGTGGGAGTCACGAAATCAGTGTGGCAGGCGCGAGACCGAAGCTGCCGTGACCGGCGTCACGGGGCGAGACTGGCGGCGTTCCGCGTTAGGCTGATAGACATGAAGATCATCGTGGTTGGCGGAAGTGGGACGATTGGGTCGGCGGTCGTCAAGACGCTGGAAGCGAAACGGCACGAAGTGATTGGCGCCAGCCGTAAGGCGGCGGTGAAGGTTGATCTGGAGAATGCGGGGTCGGTCCGGGCAATGTTCGAACAGGTGAAAGACGTTGATGCGGTGGTGTGCTGCGCCGGCGATGCGGCGTTCCGGCCGTTTGCGGAACTGACCGATACCGACTACCAGCTTGGGCTTCGGAGCAAGCTGATGGGGCAGGTGGGACTGGCACGGATTGCCAAAGATTACCTGCGGGAGGACGGCTCGATTACGCTCACGTCGGGCGTGCTGGCGCAGAAACCGATGGCGGGCAGCGCGGCGGTGTCCCTGGTGAACGCGGCGCTGGAGGGGTTCGTGCGGGCGGCGGCGCTGGAGCTGCCGCGGCGGCTGCGGATCAACGTGGTCAGCCCGCCGTGGGTCAGAGAGACGTTGATCCAACTCCACATGGACCCCAATGTCGGTCTGCCGGCCGCCGAGGTGGCCAAAGCTTACGCTGCCAGCGTGGAAGGCGACCGCCAAGGCAGCATCATCGAACCAGGGGTCTCATGAGGGGCTCGAACCAGTGATCGGCAGGGTATTCGGCGGGATTGCAGGATGGGCGATGATCGCGTTTGTGCTGCGCGATGCATTCGAAACCATGATCCTGCCGCGGCGGCTGAACGGGCGGTTTCGCTTCACCCGCGTCTATTTCCAGGGCATCTGGCCAGTGTGGTCGGCGGCAGCAGCGCGGCTGCGCGGCCGGCGCCGGGAATCGGCACTCAGCTTGTTTGGCCCGCTATCCATGCTGCTGCTCTTTGTCCTTTGGGCGGTGATCCTGATTGGCGGATTTGCCTGCGTGTACTGGTCGCTGGGGTCGCCGCTGCAGACACCCGAACCACTGCGCGGCTTCGGCATGGACGTGTACCTGAGCGGGGTCACGCTGCTCACCATCGGCATCGGCGGCGCCGTGCCGCATACCGCCTTCAGCCGCGTACTGGCAGTCGCCGAAGGGGGGCTGGGCCTCGGTTTCGTGGCCATCATCATCAGCTACTTGCCGGTGCTGTACGCCGGCTTCTCACGCCGCGAGACCTCCATTTCGATGCTCGACGCCCGCGCCGGTTCGCCACCCTCGGCGTCGGAACTGCTGCGCCGCCATGCGGGCGCGCTGGAGGAATTACAGACCTACCTGGCGGAGTGGGAGCGGTGGTCGGCCGAGCTACTGGAAACCCATATCTCGTACCCGGTGCTGGGATATTTCCGTTCCCAACACGTGAACCAATCCTGGGTGGCGGCACTCGGAAGCATGCTCGATGCCTGTGCCTTGCTGCTGGCCTGCGGCGAGGATCACTGCACCCGGCAAGCCCAGCTCACCTTTGCGGTCGCCCGGCATGCCGTGGTGGATTTGGCGCAGATTTTCATCCACCGGCTTCCGCGGACGATTCCCGACCGGCTACCGGACGCCGACCTGACCCGGCTGCAGGCGGGGCTGACCGAAGCCGGCGTGCCGCTGCGCTGGGAGGAGGCGAACCGGCGCCAGCTCATTGCCCTGCGCCAGCTCTATGAACCGCATTTGCTGGGAATCGCCGCCCATTTAAAACTGGAACCTCCGCGCTGGCTCGGCAATCCGAACGTCCCCGACAATTGGCAGCGCAGCCCCTGGGATCGCTTCGCCACCGGCGCCACCGGCATCGTCAAGCAGCGCGAACGTGAAGTCGAACGCCACTATTAAGCTGGAGCCGACGTCCGGGTTCGAACCGGAGACCTGCTGATTACGAATCAGCCGCTCTACCAACTGAGCTACGTCGGCCAAGTACTGGGGCCGGAGAGTTGCCGCTGCATACGGACGGGCAGGAATTATTGTAGCAAGCCGGAGGGCAAGGCGTTTCAGTGAGGCCAGAGGTGGTGGGCGTGGCGGGTGCGCTCGGCGGCGCGGACGTGATCTTCATCCATGCCGAGGTAATGGGCGATTTCGTGCCAGACGGTCTGCTCGACCAGACGCTCAAGATGCTCGCGGTTGCGGGCGAGGCGCTCGTGGGGGCCCTGAAAAATGGTGATGCGGTCGGGGAGGGAGAAGGTATCGAAGCTGCTGCGGACGGTCAGCGGCCGGCCTTCGTACAACCCCAGCAGGGTTCCGCCAAGGGCTACGCCGCGCGCCTCAAGAGTGGCCGGAGTGGGTTCGTCCTCAACCGTGATGCTCACGTTATCGAGACGGGCGCGAAACTCCTCAGGGATATTGGCCAGAGCTTGTTCCACGATGCTTTCAAACTCTGAGGCGCGCATACGCTACTTCCTTGATTATGTGGCAGCCAGAGGAGGGAGCAAACTGACAACTGAAAACTGAGAACTGATAACCTGTTGTTCTATGCGATGGAGCCAAATGTTTATTCCGACGCTGCGCGAGGCGCCGGCAGATGCGGAGGTGGCGAGCCACATTTATTTGCTGCGGGCGGGGTACATCCGGCAGCTTGCGGCGGGGCTGTACAGCTATTTGCCGCTGGCATGGCGGTCGCTACTGAAGATTCAGCAGATCGTGCGGGAAGAGATGGACACCATCGGGCAGGAGTTTCAGCTTCCGGCGCTGCATCCGGCGGAGCTCTGGCAGGCAAGCGGGCGGTGGGAGCTGATGGGCGGGAACATGTTTCGGCTCAAGGACCGCTTCCAGCGGGATATGTGCCTGGGGATGACGGAAGAAGAGGTGATGGCCTCGATTGCCGCGGGCGAGATCCGCAGCTACAAGCAGTTGCCGCAGATCTGGTATCAGATTCAGACGAAGTTCCGGGATGAACCGCGGCCGCGGCAGGGGCTGCTGCGGGTGCGCGAGTTCATCATGAAAGACGCCTACAGCTTCGACGTGGACGAAGCCGGGCTCGATGTGAGCTACCGCAAGCACGATGCCGTGTACCGGAGAATTTATGACCGGTGCGGGTTGCGGTACGTGGCGGTGGAGGCGCACTCGGGATCGATGGGCGGGGCGGAGTCGCAGGAGTTCATGGTGCTGGGCGATGCGGGCGAAGACGTGATCGCACAGTGCGTGGCGTGCGGGTACGCAGCGAATCTGGAAAAGGCGAGCGGAACGCCGGCAGCAGTGAAGGATCCGGAAGCGAAAGGCGACCCGGAAAAGTTTGCCACGCCGGGGGCGCACACGATTGCCGAGCTGGCGGCGTTTACCGGTGAGGCGGAGGGGCGGCTGGCAAAATCGCTGGTGTATATGGTGGGCGAAAAGCCGGTGCTGGTGCTGGTGCGGGGCGATGACGAGGCCAGCGAGGCGAAGCTGGGCACCGCGCTGGGCGGAGAGTTCCGGCCGGCGCATCCGGAAGAGATTGTCGAATATTTTGGGACGCCGCCGGGATCGGTGGGACCGCTGCACACGGCGAAGCCGGTGCGGATTCTGGCGGATTTGGCGCTGCAGGGGCGGAGGAATCTTACCGTGGGCGCGAATGAAGAGGGGTATCACCTCCGGCAGGTGACGCCCGGGGTGCATTTTCAGGCGGAGTGGGTGGATGTGCGCGACGTGCGGCACGGCGACGGCTGCCCGAAGTGCGGCCAGCCGCTGACGGTGGCGCAGGCGATCGAGGTAGGACATATTTTCAAGCTGGGGCGGAAGTACGCCGACAAGCTGGGCGTGCGGGTACTGGACAAGGACGGCAAGGAAATCGTGCCGATTATGGGATCGTATGGCATCGGCATGGAGCGGATTCTAACCGCAGCGATTGAGCAGAACCACGATAGCGAAGGCTTCTGGCTGCCGCGGACAATTGCGCCGTTTGCAGTGGTGATTACGCCGACCAACTTGAGCGACAAGAACGTGGCGGAGCTGAGCGAGCGCCTCTATAAAGAACTGCGGGCGAAAGGGCGCGATGTGCTGCTCGATGACCGGGATGAACGGCCGGGGGTGAAGTTCAAGGACGCCGACCTGATCGGGATTCCGCACCGGATCACGGTGGGCAAGAAAGCCGGCGAAGGGATTGTCGAGCTGGTGGAGCGCGCCAAACGGGAGAAACAGGAACTCAGCGCGGAAGCTGCGGTCGCGGCACTTTAGTTGACCCAGCGCTCGATTTGCTCGCCGAGGGTAGCGGAGGCGTGAAAAATGGTGCCGGCTTTGAGGCCGCCGGGCAGACGGTAGTCGCCGATGGCGGCCAAGCCCATGGAGGCGAAGCAGCCGCAACGTTCGCAATCGGGCCGGCCGCCGAACTGGCAGGGAGCGATGGTGGAGCGCAGATCGGCGGAGACGACGGTGGTGGCGCGGGCGAAGATGCACTCGCGCGGCGAAGACGGCGGATGTTCGAGCGCCGCGACCAGGCCGCGAGGCATGTCGAGGCTGGGATATTTTTCGCGCAGGCGGAACAGTTCGGCGATGATGCGGGCGCGCTCGGGAGCGGTGGGAATTTCGGCGAGCGTTTCGCCGATCTGCGGCGTGAAAATGCTCATCCAGATTTTTTTGACGTTCGCGTTGGCGGACCATTGCGCGACGAAGCGATCGAGGTAATCGGGCTGGCGGATCATGGGCGCCGTGATGGTGCAGTGAACGACGATCTGATGGCCGGCAATATTTTTCAGAATGCGGTCGTAAGTGGCCGGCGCGCGGCGCCGGTCGT
It contains:
- a CDS encoding serine/threonine-protein kinase → MSTAPTSIAHFRLTAPLGAGGMGEVWRATDTKLNREVAIKLLPAAMAGDAMRMARFAREAQLLAGLNHPNIAAVYGVEERALVMELVEGPTLAERILQGPIPLDELLPIAQQIADGLEFAHEHGVIHRDLKPANIKLSLDDRVKILDFGLAKALSTDSSTDLSDAPTLTTPATLVGTILGTAAYMAPEQAKGKPVDKRADIWAFGAVVWEMATGERLFAGETISETLAAVLKETPDWNRAPAPLRPLLRRCLEKNPKLRLRDIGDTMALVAQSQPDATAPARTRRSPLAAWIVAAVALAVAAVFAWLALARHPAPAASAVAFTVAPPADANFDNGIAALSPDGRRLVFGAAPNQMSQLFLRPLDSVTVSPLAGTQAAGSVDGSGWSSLFWSPDGNSVAYFAHGELMRLDLNGGTPTALAPVPNDVGGSWSPRGVILYCPATTGPIFRISASGGSRRPATVVDVKAGETGDVMPWFLPDGNHFLFMATTTQGSRLKVGSLDSPRVVSLGMADSNAVYDSGSLIFERSGALVAQPFDARTLAFAGQPQTLAGAITTESVTPHAFFGAAHGTLFYQLGSGGPAQLAIFDRSGHQLQTLAAAATFGDLELSPNGQQLADVQPDSGLWIYDLTRNARTLLDPSAKSTAAAWNPANGQIVYIRRNRERFELVERRPDSVSPPTVLYSASIPFVPFSIGRDGRLALLGQAGDNVLVLPLQGAGKPYIWMGSSPAARIHSTGVVRDLQFSPDGRWVVYMSDRQVYLTQFPGPGARYQVSLAGGHQPRWSADGKTIYFLAPQPRLMAVPVRLQANAATLGSPKALFGPLNAYGSGYSYAVSSDGGRIIGLLNSGSAAPITVITHWTSLLRH
- a CDS encoding carboxymuconolactone decarboxylase family protein, with amino-acid sequence MAQRIEYNKVAPLAVHALLGVQHYVDGQTSLDPKLQELVKMRASQINGCAYCLDMHSQDARLKGETEQRLYTLSAWRETPFFNERERAALAWTEAVTQISRDRAPDEVYAEARRHFDEKELVDLTMAIIAINCWNRLAIPFRTPPGQYHPRQRLELREKAA
- a CDS encoding DUF4190 domain-containing protein, giving the protein MTDAPHFCGACGQPVDPAQPLCPHCGAALSAPLPPPPPAVPVPAAALANGETNGFAIASLVLGILWLYWLGSILAIVFGHIALVQIRRRQGNSAGRGMAIAGLVLGYIGIAIAILIIALVLSLPIFFHGHFPGRGIVV
- a CDS encoding nucleotidyltransferase is translated as MTADFHGLLSTLKAHEVAFVVIGGAALVLHGSARSTQDLDICYDRERSNLLRLAEAIAPLRPRLRDAPVELPFRLDEAALRSGLNFKLTTDLGDLDLLGEVAGIGGYSVLHATATVLPLYGVTVEVMDLDSLERAKAAAGRLKDVLDIAEIRLLRARQPN
- a CDS encoding DUF2249 domain-containing protein translates to MTPTNVLEAADFNDHHIGHRVVLEDPIRRVLLVSLRKGQTLAENTAEGLLTIYCASGQVELNHRPGKSTLKAGDIIGLVPGERHSLLALEDARLLVTLVHPAPEALWNSLAPSGRDLDLRSVPHAQRHSTVFYAFDNLAVGEKFFIVNDHDPQPLRFQIEQARPGEMSWEYALRGPEHFRIEIARVAAPARA
- a CDS encoding short chain dehydrogenase is translated as MKIIVVGGSGTIGSAVVKTLEAKRHEVIGASRKAAVKVDLENAGSVRAMFEQVKDVDAVVCCAGDAAFRPFAELTDTDYQLGLRSKLMGQVGLARIAKDYLREDGSITLTSGVLAQKPMAGSAAVSLVNAALEGFVRAAALELPRRLRINVVSPPWVRETLIQLHMDPNVGLPAAEVAKAYAASVEGDRQGSIIEPGVS
- a CDS encoding two pore domain potassium channel family protein; this encodes MIAFVLRDAFETMILPRRLNGRFRFTRVYFQGIWPVWSAAAARLRGRRRESALSLFGPLSMLLLFVLWAVILIGGFACVYWSLGSPLQTPEPLRGFGMDVYLSGVTLLTIGIGGAVPHTAFSRVLAVAEGGLGLGFVAIIISYLPVLYAGFSRRETSISMLDARAGSPPSASELLRRHAGALEELQTYLAEWERWSAELLETHISYPVLGYFRSQHVNQSWVAALGSMLDACALLLACGEDHCTRQAQLTFAVARHAVVDLAQIFIHRLPRTIPDRLPDADLTRLQAGLTEAGVPLRWEEANRRQLIALRQLYEPHLLGIAAHLKLEPPRWLGNPNVPDNWQRSPWDRFATGATGIVKQREREVERHY
- a CDS encoding metallopeptidase family protein, with protein sequence MRASEFESIVEQALANIPEEFRARLDNVSITVEDEPTPATLEARGVALGGTLLGLYEGRPLTVRSSFDTFSLPDRITIFQGPHERLARNREHLERLVEQTVWHEIAHYLGMDEDHVRAAERTRHAHHLWPH
- a CDS encoding proline--tRNA ligase, with the translated sequence MRWSQMFIPTLREAPADAEVASHIYLLRAGYIRQLAAGLYSYLPLAWRSLLKIQQIVREEMDTIGQEFQLPALHPAELWQASGRWELMGGNMFRLKDRFQRDMCLGMTEEEVMASIAAGEIRSYKQLPQIWYQIQTKFRDEPRPRQGLLRVREFIMKDAYSFDVDEAGLDVSYRKHDAVYRRIYDRCGLRYVAVEAHSGSMGGAESQEFMVLGDAGEDVIAQCVACGYAANLEKASGTPAAVKDPEAKGDPEKFATPGAHTIAELAAFTGEAEGRLAKSLVYMVGEKPVLVLVRGDDEASEAKLGTALGGEFRPAHPEEIVEYFGTPPGSVGPLHTAKPVRILADLALQGRRNLTVGANEEGYHLRQVTPGVHFQAEWVDVRDVRHGDGCPKCGQPLTVAQAIEVGHIFKLGRKYADKLGVRVLDKDGKEIVPIMGSYGIGMERILTAAIEQNHDSEGFWLPRTIAPFAVVITPTNLSDKNVAELSERLYKELRAKGRDVLLDDRDERPGVKFKDADLIGIPHRITVGKKAGEGIVELVERAKREKQELSAEAAVAAL
- a CDS encoding radical SAM protein yields the protein MPKRDVLRAWAALLRGRKPALSIEITKECPLHCPGCYAFSEDHVGDGVNLRDLHDLRGDALVEAVVALVRRYKPLHVSIVGGDPLVRYREMEVIVPRLLAMGVFVQVVTSAFRPLPESWQALPNFELVVSIDGLQPDHDRRRAPATYDRILKNIAGHQIVVHCTITAPMIRQPDYLDRFVAQWSANANVKKIWMSIFTPQIGETLAEIPTAPERARIIAELFRLREKYPSLDMPRGLVAALEHPPSSPRECIFARATTVVSADLRSTIAPCQFGGRPDCERCGCFASMGLAAIGDYRLPGGLKAGTIFHASATLGEQIERWVN